Proteins encoded by one window of Nicotiana tabacum cultivar K326 chromosome 10, ASM71507v2, whole genome shotgun sequence:
- the LOC107788796 gene encoding uncharacterized protein LOC107788796 isoform X3 — translation MEDSSENLDDGMLWLPSDIFPVEEVSVTFPSPKFKFKNNHPNTCTCCCYYSCIHHNDHLSLMDEQQETDNDNIIQRFAAFSLLHQRNHQPHSVPKSFPISERFRPAERYSCTDCSLSGCVERNRGEELLQIGVPPPVYPYQFYTPVQPQMQENRFMRMRNLRINENRFMGSRFLPFVGSGYGNGGGGSSTCGGTGVFLPRVPTNINDYRNHPHARKRQGGGRNRQEVQQTGQSYPCI, via the exons atggaGGATTCTTCTGAAAATCTGGATGATGGAATGTTATGGCTACCGTCTGATATTTTCCCTGTAGAAGAAGTTTCAGTTACATTTCCTTCTCCCAAGTTTAAGTTCAAAAACAACCACCCCAATACTTGTACTTGCTGCTGTTATTACTCTTGTATTCATCACAATGATCATCTCTCTTTAATGGATGAACAACAAGAAACTGATAATGATAATATCATTCAACGCTTCGCTGCTTTTTCTCTTCTTCATCAACGTAACCACCAACCCCACTCTGTTCCAAAATCATTTCCCATTTCTGAG CGGTTCAGACCGGCAGAGAGGTACAGCTGTACGGATTGTTCACTTTCTGGCTGTGTTGAACGAAATAGAGGGGAAGAGCTGCTTCAGATCGGTGTTCCACCCCCGGTTTATCCGTACCAGTTTTATACACCGGTTCAACCCCAG ATGCAAGAGAACCGGTTCATGAGAATGCGTAACCTGAGAATAAATGAAAACCGGTTCATGGGAAGCCGGTTTTTGCCATTTGTGGGAAGTGGATATGGTAACGGAGGAGGAGGTAGTTCTACTTGTGGTGGAACAGGTGTTTTCCTTCCGAGAGTACCCACTAACATCAACGATTATCGTAATCATCCTCATGCTAGAAAGAGACAAGGTG GTGGTAGAAATAGGCAGGAGGTTCAGCAAACTGGTCAGAGCTATCCATGCATATAA
- the LOC107788796 gene encoding uncharacterized protein LOC107788796 isoform X4, with protein sequence MEDSSENLDDGMLWLPSDIFPVEEVSVTFPSPKFKFKNNHPNTCTCCCYYSCIHHNDHLSLMDEQQETDNDNIIQRFAAFSLLHQRNHQPHSVPKSFPISERFRPAERYSCTDCSLSGCVERNRGEELLQIGVPPPVYPYQFYTPVQPQVERLIEARSRVLQMQENRFMRMRNLRINENRFMGSRFLPFVGSGYGNGGGGSSTCGGTGVFLPRVPTNINDYRNHPHARKRQGG encoded by the exons atggaGGATTCTTCTGAAAATCTGGATGATGGAATGTTATGGCTACCGTCTGATATTTTCCCTGTAGAAGAAGTTTCAGTTACATTTCCTTCTCCCAAGTTTAAGTTCAAAAACAACCACCCCAATACTTGTACTTGCTGCTGTTATTACTCTTGTATTCATCACAATGATCATCTCTCTTTAATGGATGAACAACAAGAAACTGATAATGATAATATCATTCAACGCTTCGCTGCTTTTTCTCTTCTTCATCAACGTAACCACCAACCCCACTCTGTTCCAAAATCATTTCCCATTTCTGAG CGGTTCAGACCGGCAGAGAGGTACAGCTGTACGGATTGTTCACTTTCTGGCTGTGTTGAACGAAATAGAGGGGAAGAGCTGCTTCAGATCGGTGTTCCACCCCCGGTTTATCCGTACCAGTTTTATACACCGGTTCAACCCCAG GTTGAGAGGTTGATTGAAGCAAGAAGTAGGGTTTTGCAGATGCAAGAGAACCGGTTCATGAGAATGCGTAACCTGAGAATAAATGAAAACCGGTTCATGGGAAGCCGGTTTTTGCCATTTGTGGGAAGTGGATATGGTAACGGAGGAGGAGGTAGTTCTACTTGTGGTGGAACAGGTGTTTTCCTTCCGAGAGTACCCACTAACATCAACGATTATCGTAATCATCCTCATGCTAGAAAGAGACAAGGTG ggtga
- the LOC107788796 gene encoding uncharacterized protein LOC107788796 isoform X2, with protein MEDSSENLDDGMLWLPSDIFPVEEVSVTFPSPKFKFKNNHPNTCTCCCYYSCIHHNDHLSLMDEQQETDNDNIIQRFAAFSLLHQRNHQPHSVPKSFPISERFRPAERYSCTDCSLSGCVERNRGEELLQIGVPPPVYPYQFYTPVQPQVERLIEARSRVLQMQENRFMRMRNLRINENRFMGSRFLPFVGSGYGNGGGGSSTCGGTGVFLPRVPTNINDYRNHPHARKRQGGRNRQEVQQTGQSYPCI; from the exons atggaGGATTCTTCTGAAAATCTGGATGATGGAATGTTATGGCTACCGTCTGATATTTTCCCTGTAGAAGAAGTTTCAGTTACATTTCCTTCTCCCAAGTTTAAGTTCAAAAACAACCACCCCAATACTTGTACTTGCTGCTGTTATTACTCTTGTATTCATCACAATGATCATCTCTCTTTAATGGATGAACAACAAGAAACTGATAATGATAATATCATTCAACGCTTCGCTGCTTTTTCTCTTCTTCATCAACGTAACCACCAACCCCACTCTGTTCCAAAATCATTTCCCATTTCTGAG CGGTTCAGACCGGCAGAGAGGTACAGCTGTACGGATTGTTCACTTTCTGGCTGTGTTGAACGAAATAGAGGGGAAGAGCTGCTTCAGATCGGTGTTCCACCCCCGGTTTATCCGTACCAGTTTTATACACCGGTTCAACCCCAG GTTGAGAGGTTGATTGAAGCAAGAAGTAGGGTTTTGCAGATGCAAGAGAACCGGTTCATGAGAATGCGTAACCTGAGAATAAATGAAAACCGGTTCATGGGAAGCCGGTTTTTGCCATTTGTGGGAAGTGGATATGGTAACGGAGGAGGAGGTAGTTCTACTTGTGGTGGAACAGGTGTTTTCCTTCCGAGAGTACCCACTAACATCAACGATTATCGTAATCATCCTCATGCTAGAAAGAGACAAG GTGGTAGAAATAGGCAGGAGGTTCAGCAAACTGGTCAGAGCTATCCATGCATATAA
- the LOC107788796 gene encoding uncharacterized protein LOC107788796 isoform X1 — translation MEDSSENLDDGMLWLPSDIFPVEEVSVTFPSPKFKFKNNHPNTCTCCCYYSCIHHNDHLSLMDEQQETDNDNIIQRFAAFSLLHQRNHQPHSVPKSFPISERFRPAERYSCTDCSLSGCVERNRGEELLQIGVPPPVYPYQFYTPVQPQVERLIEARSRVLQMQENRFMRMRNLRINENRFMGSRFLPFVGSGYGNGGGGSSTCGGTGVFLPRVPTNINDYRNHPHARKRQGGGRNRQEVQQTGQSYPCI, via the exons atggaGGATTCTTCTGAAAATCTGGATGATGGAATGTTATGGCTACCGTCTGATATTTTCCCTGTAGAAGAAGTTTCAGTTACATTTCCTTCTCCCAAGTTTAAGTTCAAAAACAACCACCCCAATACTTGTACTTGCTGCTGTTATTACTCTTGTATTCATCACAATGATCATCTCTCTTTAATGGATGAACAACAAGAAACTGATAATGATAATATCATTCAACGCTTCGCTGCTTTTTCTCTTCTTCATCAACGTAACCACCAACCCCACTCTGTTCCAAAATCATTTCCCATTTCTGAG CGGTTCAGACCGGCAGAGAGGTACAGCTGTACGGATTGTTCACTTTCTGGCTGTGTTGAACGAAATAGAGGGGAAGAGCTGCTTCAGATCGGTGTTCCACCCCCGGTTTATCCGTACCAGTTTTATACACCGGTTCAACCCCAG GTTGAGAGGTTGATTGAAGCAAGAAGTAGGGTTTTGCAGATGCAAGAGAACCGGTTCATGAGAATGCGTAACCTGAGAATAAATGAAAACCGGTTCATGGGAAGCCGGTTTTTGCCATTTGTGGGAAGTGGATATGGTAACGGAGGAGGAGGTAGTTCTACTTGTGGTGGAACAGGTGTTTTCCTTCCGAGAGTACCCACTAACATCAACGATTATCGTAATCATCCTCATGCTAGAAAGAGACAAGGTG GTGGTAGAAATAGGCAGGAGGTTCAGCAAACTGGTCAGAGCTATCCATGCATATAA